In the Mytilus galloprovincialis chromosome 10, xbMytGall1.hap1.1, whole genome shotgun sequence genome, one interval contains:
- the LOC143047392 gene encoding uncharacterized protein LOC143047392 has translation MLKQIVMYYMFTLLELSAGKTEFPCQFPCPWHNKTFDMYSSVKTSSTWRFTADGQAFFTSDSEEPGEYIHKCYQITERFIIVREADSRFFRCYPIYYNPETPLEFIMGGGNFFRSINQTGEFTDLCEFCKEPRYTDILSATGPPTISTLSLDCTRPSACSPPGKVCNPSDTIPKACPTTATPTITADQKTKKSGCGKKKHTRP, from the exons GAAAGACAGAATTTCCATGTCAGTTTCCTTGTCCATGGCacaataaaacatttgatatgtACAGTTCTGTTAAGACTTCAAGCACATGGAGGTTTACCGCTGATGGCCAAGCATTCTTCACGAGTGATTCGGAGGAGCCCGGTGAATATATCCACAAATGTTATCAAATTACAGAACGATTCATTATTGTTAG GGAAGCTGATAGTCGGTTCTTTAGATGCTACCCGATTTATTATAATCCTGAAACTCCTCTAGAGTTTATAATGGGAGGTGGGA atttttttcgtTCTataaaccagacaggagaatttACAGATTTATGTGAATTTTGTAAAGAGCCGCGTTATACAGATATTCTTTCTG CAACAGGACCACCTA CTATCTCCACACTGTCGCTTGACTGCACTAGACCATCAGCATGTTCCCCGCCTGGTAAAGTTTGTAATCCGAGTGACACCATCCCTAAAGCATGCCCAACAACTGCAACACCAACTATTACAGCAGATCAAAAAACTAAGAAGAGCGGCTGTGGAAAGAAGAAGCACACTCGTCCATGA